The sequence GGAGACAAGCGGCTGGGCCGGAATGTCGAACGACAACGGCGCGGTCATTTCCGAGTTCGCGCGCGGCGACCCGATTATTGCGCCTTTTGGCTCCGCTTCGGCTGCAAGGGCGGCAAACATCAAACACACAGCCAGATACGGCACGCGACGTGACACCGATCAATTGCTCCGGCAAGCCATCAGCATCGCGAGAGGCGAATGACGACCGTCCCGAACTTGCCTGGATGCCACAAGAAGTCCCCAGCCTACGAAGGTTCCTTGACACGAATATGTCACCGATCGCTTTGCAAGCCGGAAGAGCACAAACAGCGCGGCGCTCGCTTTTGAGCACTGGTCATCCTGCATGACTCACCCGCGACGGCGCACGAACTGCAAGATCTGGGACTTCTAAACCACCCGACTCACGGTTGGAACAATCCTGGAACGACGAAGTCACGGCCCGTAGATCACCAGCTCCGAGTCAGACAGATCGGCAAGCCGGGGGCAATGCGGACCCTTGAAGTACTTCCGGCCGATCGGCTCCCTGTAGATGCCGACGAGGCCGGTCACAGGGCCATTGGCATCGAGAGCAATCGACATCCAGCCGCGTCGAACCAGGAAGCGTCCCATGGCGCCGGCGCAAACGACATAGTCGGCCAGATCGGCGCAATAGATCAATTGCATCACCGGCTGCCTGATGCGACCGACCCGCATCGGCACCGACGGGCGCCTGGTCATGCTCGAGCATATAGCCAAAGCGCGGGAAGCGTCGGGCGTCTCGCGCACTGACAAGCGCCTCAGTCCATCGATCCAGTAATCCCGCGATCGTATTGGAAAGCACTTTGTCAGAAGATCGGCGACGGCGTCGAGATCGGCTACTCCTATCTCACGGCATCGGACCATCGTCTGAGCTCTCACTCCTTGTATCCGAGCCGCCTTGTGGTCGCCGGGTTTGGCGAGCGCGCCAGACGAGCGGATGGAGCGGCAACCAACTTGCGTCCGCGGCGATGCGGCGGAATTGGGGCCGCAGCGAGAGCTGCTTCTCGCACCGAGTGTAAACGTCGGGCTCGCTGCAACACAATGTAGCGTAACCAGTTGCGGTATATCCGCTGGGCCGGAAGGCGCCAGGCGTTGCTAAGGTCCTTCGCCAGCTGATCGGCCGGAAAATCGGCAAATAGTTCCGGGTTTCTGTCGGAAAGGGCCTGCTGCCGGAAGGCGATCAGCATCTTTTCCGCGCCCTCATTCAGATAGCCCCTCGGTATCGTCGGACAGACTTCGTTATCCCCCCGGAGGAAACGCCCCATGTCTCTTCGATATTCACCCAGCAGGCTCTGGGTCTCATATTCCGGGTGGCCCTGGAAATGGACAAAAAGACTGTTCCTCTGCTGCTTGACGAAGCAGTCGGCTCCAGCGTCCGCCGACCAGCTGAGAACCGAGTATCCGCAGTCCGTGAGATCCTCCTCCTGCACCTCGTTCCACCGGGCGTGCGGTATTCGGAAGGTTCTCGGTACATCCTGCATCAAGGGATGACGTCTCGTCTTTGTTTGAGCGAAGACACCGAAGCATTTGGCAGGCAGCTTGTGGCGCGCAACGCCGTCCAGGTGCAGAACGGCTCCATGAACAGCCAGGCAGGAAAACACCGACGACACGGTATTCTCCCTCGCCCAATCGGCGATCTCGGCGAAGGTGGTCCAATATGGTTCGTCTGTCAGGCTGGCGGCCCTGGGTTCGGCGCCTGTCACGATCACTCCATCCAGGCTCCTGTTCAGCAGATCGCCGATGCCACGGTAGTATCGACGCACGTAGTCGCGCCCCCATTCGGAACGGGGAGTCGACTCCATCGTATAGAAGTGCAGCCTGACGCAAACTCGTCCCGCGGCCGCATCGAGCAGGTCGAACAGCTGGCGCTCGGTCGACATCAGGGCGGCATCCGACATGTTATTGATGAGCCCGATGTCGAGACAATCTCCCCGGCTTCCCGAGGGCTCCTTCGCATAGGCGCCGCTCGGTGCCCTGGAGAAGAGGTGGTGCTCGTGCGAATCTATATCGATTAGGACAGTCATCCGAATGCCTTCACGGTTGCCGAAACATTCGCGGCGCAGAGCGCCTGATCGAGATCCGCAAGGATGTCGTCGATGTGCTCAATTCCGACGCTCAGCCTGATCATCTCGGGTCGCACGCCGGCCTTCTCCTGCTCTTCGACGGACATTTGCCGGTGCGTTGTCGATGCGGGGTGGCAGGCCAGCGTTTTCGCATCGCCTATGTTGACGAGCCGCTTACACAGCTTCAGCCTGTCGTAGAATCGCTTGCCCGCCTCGAAGCCTCCGGCGACACCAAAAGTCAGCAGCGAACACGCTCGACCATCCAGATATTTCTGCGTCAGCGCGAAATAAGGGCTGTCAGGAAAGCCCGCATAATTTACCCACCCGACACGGCCGTCGTTGCGCAAGAATCGCGCGACCTTTGCGCCATTCTCGACGTGGCGCTCGATCCGGAGCGCGACGGTCTCGATGCCCTGGAGCAGCAGGAATGCGTTCATCGGCCCCAGCACCGCACCCGTGGTTCTCTGGGAAACGGCGCGGCAACGCGCGATGTAGGCAGCGGCGCCGTAGCGCTCGGTGAAGACCAGGCCGTGGTACGATTTCTCCGGTTCGTTCATCATCGGGAAGCGTCGACGATGCTCCGTCCAGGGGAACCTGCCGCTGTCGATGATAATTCCACCGAGCGTCGTGCCATGCCCGCCCATGAATTTCGTAAGAGACTCCACAACGACGTCAGCGCCGTACTCGATCGGCCTGAGAAGGATCGGTGTCGGCACGGTGTTGTCGACGATCAGTGGAACGCCGTGCCGGTGCGCGACCTCAGCCATCCCCTGGATGTCGCAGACGTTTCCGGCCGGATTTCCGACGCTCTCACAGAACACTGCCCGTGTGTCGTCGTTGATCAGCCCTTCGACGCTTTCCGGCCGGTCGTCTTCCGAAAAGCGGACAGCAATGCCCTGCCTCGGCAGGATATGCGCGAACAGCGTATGTGTGGTGCCGTAGAGCTGCGGAACCGAAACGATATTGGAGCCCATCTCGGCGATGTTGACGACCGCATAGTTCACCGCGGCCTGCCCACAGGCGACGCTGAGTGCCTCGATGCCTCCTTCAAGAGCTGCGACGCGCTTCTCCAGCACGGCGTTGGTTGGATTGCCGATCCGGGTATAACGGAAGCCGTCGACTTCGAGGTTGAAGAGTGCCGCTCCATGGTCGGCGCTGTCGAATGCATAGGAGGCCGTCTGGTAGATCGGTACGGCAACGGCCTTCGTTGCCGGATCGTCTTCGAAGCCGCCATGGACGGCGACGGTCTCTCTTCTCATGGTAGCTGGCCCTTCGGCTCTCCTGCCCCGGGCTAGCTCCCGACTTCCCTGGCGCATCGGACCTCCTCGCTTGCTGAAGGTGCTCGGCCGTCGGTCTGCGCTAAGCCCAGCAGCTCGCGCACGGCGGTCGGCCACAGGTCGACGTCTTTGCCGTGGGTATGGAACATGGCGACGGCCAGACGATCCATTCCGAACGCCACGCAGGCAGTGTGGGCCGGCTCGGAGGCTGCATCGACGATGCCCCAGGTCGTGCCGAAATGATCCCGGTGGTAGTTGAAGCTCATGCAGGCAGTCGGTTGCTTCTCGGAGCGTAGCGGCACCAGCAGTTCGAACTTCAGCGATTGCTGCTTTTGGCTTACCGCCATCATCTGGCCGACCCGGCCGAAGAACGGGTCGTTGGCATGGTCGATCCTGAAGGTTAGCCCGAGGTCCCGGGCAATCTTCTGCGCACGTATGATCCAGCGCTCCCGGA is a genomic window of Bradyrhizobium sp. CB1717 containing:
- a CDS encoding homoserine O-succinyltransferase produces the protein MTVLIDIDSHEHHLFSRAPSGAYAKEPSGSRGDCLDIGLINNMSDAALMSTERQLFDLLDAAAGRVCVRLHFYTMESTPRSEWGRDYVRRYYRGIGDLLNRSLDGVIVTGAEPRAASLTDEPYWTTFAEIADWARENTVSSVFSCLAVHGAVLHLDGVARHKLPAKCFGVFAQTKTRRHPLMQDVPRTFRIPHARWNEVQEEDLTDCGYSVLSWSADAGADCFVKQQRNSLFVHFQGHPEYETQSLLGEYRRDMGRFLRGDNEVCPTIPRGYLNEGAEKMLIAFRQQALSDRNPELFADFPADQLAKDLSNAWRLPAQRIYRNWLRYIVLQRARRLHSVREAALAAAPIPPHRRGRKLVAAPSARLARSPNPATTRRLGYKE
- a CDS encoding aminotransferase class V-fold PLP-dependent enzyme, encoding MRRETVAVHGGFEDDPATKAVAVPIYQTASYAFDSADHGAALFNLEVDGFRYTRIGNPTNAVLEKRVAALEGGIEALSVACGQAAVNYAVVNIAEMGSNIVSVPQLYGTTHTLFAHILPRQGIAVRFSEDDRPESVEGLINDDTRAVFCESVGNPAGNVCDIQGMAEVAHRHGVPLIVDNTVPTPILLRPIEYGADVVVESLTKFMGGHGTTLGGIIIDSGRFPWTEHRRRFPMMNEPEKSYHGLVFTERYGAAAYIARCRAVSQRTTGAVLGPMNAFLLLQGIETVALRIERHVENGAKVARFLRNDGRVGWVNYAGFPDSPYFALTQKYLDGRACSLLTFGVAGGFEAGKRFYDRLKLCKRLVNIGDAKTLACHPASTTHRQMSVEEQEKAGVRPEMIRLSVGIEHIDDILADLDQALCAANVSATVKAFG